A stretch of the Candidatus Rokuibacteriota bacterium genome encodes the following:
- a CDS encoding DUF1344 domain-containing protein: MKHMIALAAAALLAASLGAPSDLMAQSKEPATPKMEQKPKTESGVQAIEGKVKSVDPSGTQVTLEDGTKLMIPKSVKAPKEALRPGALVMAQYEEKGGQKVVTSIQVKTPPQS, translated from the coding sequence ATGAAACATATGATCGCACTCGCCGCCGCCGCGCTCCTGGCGGCGTCGCTCGGCGCGCCGAGCGATCTGATGGCGCAGAGCAAGGAGCCGGCCACGCCCAAGATGGAGCAGAAGCCCAAAACGGAGTCCGGGGTCCAGGCCATCGAGGGCAAGGTCAAGAGCGTGGATCCGTCCGGCACACAGGTGACGCTCGAGGACGGGACCAAGCTCATGATCCCGAAGTCGGTGAAGGCGCCGAAGGAGGCGCTCAGGCCCGGCGCCTTGGTTATGGCGCAGTACGAGGAGAAGGGCGGCCAGAAGGTCGTGACCTCGATCCAGGTCAAGACCCCGCCGCAGTCCTAG
- a CDS encoding extracellular solute-binding protein, producing the protein MQFRTERPLPPGPVARRAAQCLVVIALVAGMMRAACGRPPAGSGPITLVFKHAKILGPTDPVGDLLRKFERLHAGIRVKSESLPWTTDEQQQYYVVNMESGTPAFDVLMLDVIWVPEFARAGWLLDLTEYVPPAELAAHFPSAVDAAGFGGRLWALPWIMNVGLLYYRADLLGKYGLRPPERA; encoded by the coding sequence TTGCAATTCCGGACTGAGCGTCCTCTGCCGCCGGGCCCCGTCGCCCGCCGCGCGGCGCAGTGTCTGGTCGTCATCGCGCTCGTGGCCGGCATGATGCGCGCCGCCTGCGGCCGTCCGCCGGCGGGAAGCGGCCCGATCACTCTGGTGTTCAAGCACGCGAAAATCCTCGGCCCCACGGACCCCGTCGGCGACCTCCTCAGGAAGTTCGAGCGACTGCACGCGGGCATACGCGTCAAGAGCGAGTCCCTGCCCTGGACGACGGACGAGCAACAGCAGTACTACGTGGTCAACATGGAGAGCGGCACGCCGGCCTTCGACGTCCTCATGCTCGATGTGATCTGGGTGCCGGAATTCGCCCGCGCGGGGTGGCTGCTCGACCTGACCGAGTACGTGCCTCCGGCGGAGCTGGCCGCTCACTTCCCTTCCGCGGTGGACGCCGCGGGCTTCGGCGGCCGGCTGTGGGCCCTGCCGTGGATCATGAACGTCGGTCTCCTCTACTATCGGGCGGATCTCCTCGGCAA